A window of the Lepus europaeus isolate LE1 chromosome 5, mLepTim1.pri, whole genome shotgun sequence genome harbors these coding sequences:
- the TENT5C gene encoding terminal nucleotidyltransferase 5C, with product MAEESSSSKDCVSFSVLNWEQVSRLHEVLTEVVPIHGRGNFPTLEITLKDIVQTVRGQLEEAGIKVQDVRLNGSAAGHVLVKDNGLGCKDLDLIFHVALPTEVEFQLVRDVVLCSLLNFLPEGVNKLKISPVTLKEAYVQKLVKVCTDTDRWSLISLSNKNGRNVELKFVDSIRRQFEFSVDSFQIILDSLLFFYDCSSNPISEHFHPTVIGESVYGDFEEAFDHLQNRLIATKNPEEIRGGGLLKYSNLLVRDFRPTDQEEIKTLERYMCSRFFIDFPDILEQQRKLETYLQNHFGEEERSKYDYLMILRRVVNESTVCLMGHERRQTLNLISLLALRVLAEQNIIPNATNVTCYYQPAPYVSDGNFNNYYVAHPPVTYSQPYPTWLPCN from the coding sequence ATGGCAGAGGAGAGCAGCAGCTCCAAGGACTGCGTGTCCTTCAGCGTGCTCAACTGGGAGCAGGTGAGCCGGCTGCATGAGGTCCTGACCGAGGTCGTCCCCATCCATGGCCGAGGCAACTTTCCAACCCTGGAGATAACCCTGAAGGACATCGTGCAGACCGTCCGCGGCCAGCTGGAGGAGGCGGGCATCAAAGTGCAGGACGTACGGCTGAATGGCTCCGCTGCTGGCCACGTGTTGGTCAAAGACAACGGCCTGGGCTGCAAAGATCTGGACCTGATCTTTCACGTGGCGCTTCCGACCGAGGTGGAGTTTCAGCTGGTCAGGGACGTGGTTCTGTGCTCCCTCCTCAACTTCCTGCCGGAGGGCGTGAACAAGCTCAAGATCAGCCCGGTCACGCTGAAGGAGGCCTACGTGCAGAAGCTGGTCAAGGTGTGCACGGACACCGACCGCTGGAGCCTCATCTCGCTCTCCAACAAGAACGGGCGGAACGTGGAGCTCAAGTTTGTCGACTCCATCCGGCGGCAGTTTGAGTTCAGCGTGGACTCGTTCCAAATCATCCTGGACTCTCTGCTGTTCTTCTACGACTGCTCCAGCAACCCCATCTCTGAGCACTTCCACCCCACGGTGATCGGGGAGAGCGTGTACGGGGACTTCGAGGAAGCCTTCGACCACCTGCAGAACAGACTGATCGCCACCAAGAACCCCGAGGAGATCCGAGGCGGGGGGCTGCTCAAATACAGCAACCTTCTTGTGCGGGACTTCCGGCCCACCGACCAGGAGGAAATCAAAACCCTGGAGCGCTACATGTGCTCCAGGTTCTTCATCGACTTCCCGGACATCCTGGAGCAGCAGCGGAAGCTGGAGACCTACCTGCAGAACCACTTCGGCGAGGAAGAGAGAAGCAAGTACGACTACCTCATGATCCTCCGCAGGGTGGTGAACGAGAGCACCGTGTGCCTCATGGGGCACGAGCGCAGACAGACCCTGAACCTCATCTCCCTCCTGGCCTTGCGCGTGCTGGCGGAGCAGAACATCATCCCCAACGCCACCAACGTCACCTGCTACTACCAGCCAGCTCCGTACGTCAGCGACGGCAACTTCAACAACTACTACGTGGCGCATCCTCCAGTGACCTACAGCCAGCCTTACCCGACCTGGCTGCCCTGTAACTAA